CACCGCCGCCGCCCCGGCCTGCTTCGCTTCCTGGCCGACCTGCCCGTACAGCGCCGGACTCGTCAGGATCAGCGCCGCCTCCGGCGGCGGCTCGACATCCGCCATCCGCTTCGCGCACCGGATGCCGTCGATCTCGTCCGCCTCCGGGTGCACCGGAACGGCGTCGTAGCCCCTCCGCCGGAGCTCGCGGAAAACCATTCGGCCGTAGCTCGCCGCTTTCCTCGAGACGCCCGCAACGGCGATGCGCTTCAGCGCCAGGAACGCTTCAATGTCTCTTCTTGTCGTCATCACCAGCCACGCCTACCCTATCACGCCCTGCCGCGCGGCGGAACCCCTTGCGGCCGCCCGCGGCAGTCCCGCCCTCAGGGAATTGGGATAATAAGGTCATGAACAGAGCGAGCTGGGCCGAACAGCGGTTGTGTGATCCCGTGCGGACGCAGATGCACTACGCCCGCAAGGGCCTGATTACCGAAGAGATGCAATATGTCGCGCAGCGCGAGGGGCTCGATCCGGAACTCGTCCGCAGCGAAGTCGCCCGCGGGCGCATGGTCATCCCGGCCAACATCCGCCATACCCGCCTCGAGCCGATGGCCATCGGCATCGCCGCCCGCTGCAAGATCAACGCCAACATTGGCAATTCCGCCTCTGCGTCCAACATTGCGGAAGAGCTCGAGAAGCTCCATTACGCTGTCCGCTACGGCGCCGACACCGTGATGGACCTATCGACCGGAGGCGACATCCCTGCGATCCGCAGGGCGATCATCGCCGAGTCTCCCGTCCCCGTCGGCACCGTGCCCATCTATGAAGCGGTCTCGCGCGTCCGCCGCGTGGAGGATCTTACGGCGGACCTTGTTCTCGAAGTCATCGAAGAACAGGCCGGGCAGGGCGTCGACTACATGACCATCCACGCCGGCGTCCTCGTGCAATATATCCCCCTGACGACGAAACGCATTTGCGGGATTGTCAGCCGCGGCGGCTCCATCATGGCCGAGTGGATGGTGAAAAATCACAAGCAGAATTTCCTTTATGAAAGATTCGAGGATATCTGCAAAATTTTCCAGAAATATGACGTGACATTTTCGCTCGGCGACGGCCTCCGCCCCGGCGCTCTCGCCGACGCCAGCGACGAGGCCCAGTTCGCCGAGCTGCGCACGCTCGGCGAGCTCACGAAAATCGCCTGGAACTACGACGTGCAGGTGATGATCGAAGGCCCCGGCCACGTTCCCATGGACCAGATCCAGCGCCAGGTGGAAGAGGAGATGAAGTGGTGCCACGAGGCGCCTTTCTACACCCTCGGCCCCCTCGTCACCGACATCGCCCCCGGCTACGACCACATCACCAGCGCCATCGGCGCCGCCATGATCGGCTGGTACGGCGCTTCCATGCTCTGCTACGTCACCCCGAAAGAGCACCTCGGACTGCCGAACAAGGAAGACGTCAAGCAGGGCATCATCGCGTACAAGATCGCCGCCCACGCCGCCGACGTCGCCCGCGGACGCAAGGGCGCCCGCGACTGGGACGACGAGCTCAGCCGCGCCCGCTACCGCTTCGACTGGAACCGCCAGTTCGAACTCGCCATCGATCCCGAAACAGCGCGCGCCTATCACGACGAGACTCTGCCCGACGCCGGCTTCAAGGATGCGCACTTCTGCTCCATGTGCGGCCCGAAATTCTGCGCCTACAACATCAGCCAGAAGGTCGGGCAGTTCACGCACGAGCAGGCTCTGGAAGTTCTCGGCCAGAAGCCGCAGGCCTGAGCCGCGCGCCTGAAGGAACAACGTGGCCTCTTACTCCAGCATCCTGATCCGGGCCGCCAACTGGGTCGGCGATGCGGTGCTCAGCCTGCCCGCGGTGCAGGCCGTGAAAGAACGCTTCCCCCGCGCCCGCATCGCCATCCTCGCCCGGCCCTGGGTGGCGGACATCTACCGGTTCGGGGATTTCGCCGACGAAATCATTCTCTACCGGAAATGTTCCGGATGGGAGGCCGTCCGCGAGCGGCTCCGCGTCGCCGCGGAGCTCCGCCGCCGCCGCTTCGAGTGCGCCCTGCTTCTGCAGAACGCCTTCGACGCCGCCCTCGTCACGGCTCTCGCCCGCATTCCGGTCCGCATCGGATACGCGCGCGACGGCCGCCGCTGGCTTCTCACGCATCCGGTCGAAACGCCCCGCCCCGGCCAGATCCCGCGCCACGAAAGCTTCTACTATCTCGAACTGCTCCGCCGCGCCGGCTGGCTCGACTCTCTCCCCGCCCGCCCGGAGCCCCGGCTCAGCGGCGTGATCCGCCAGCCGGAACCGGTCATCGGCGTCAGCCCCGGCGCCGCTTTCGGCTCGGCCAAACGCTGGCTGCCGGAGCGGTTCGCCGCCGCCGCTGCCGCTCTTGCGCGCCGCCACGGCGCTTCTGTCGCCGTCTTCGGCTCGTCCTCCGAGCGGGACCTCTGCGAAACAGTCGCGTCGGAGATCCGCGCCTCCGGCGTCGAGGCGCGCAACCTCGCCGGTTCGACCACGCTCGACGAATTCATCCGCGCCGCCGCGCGGTGCATGCTGTTCCTGACCAACGACTCCGGGGCCATGCACATCGCCGCCGCCCTTGGCGTCCCCACGGTTGCCGTCTTCGGTTCCACCGATCCCGAGGCCACCTCCCCTCTGGGGCCCCGCGTACGCCTGGTCCGGGAACCTGTCGAGTGCAGCCCGTGCCTGCTCCGCGAGTGCCCCATCGATCACCGCTGCATGACGCGCGTCAGTCCGGAGCGCGTGGTCGAGGAAGCGCTCGCCCTGCTCTCGGCTTCATAAGCCGCTGCGCCCCGGATGCTACAACGATAGAGATGGACACGCGCCGCAAGATCGTCCGCGACGCCTCCGCCTGGCAGGCGCCAGCCGGCGCCGTCCTTGCAGCCGGCCCCTTCGATCCGCTTCTGTCCTGGCACGCGGCGCAGCTGGAACGACTCAAACAGGACGCCCCGGCGCTTGTCGTCTTCATCACGGAGCCGCCCGATCCTCTCCTGCCCGCGCAGGCGCGCGCCGAGCTCGTCGCTGCGCTGCGCTGCGTGGACGCGGTTCTGTTCGCCCAGGCGCCCCCGCCGGGCGCCATCGATCTCACGGCGGATCACCTCGAATGGCGCGGCCGGCTCATCAACCGCATCGCCGCGTCCGCCGGCACGGAATCCTAGCCTCATGAAGCAGGTTCTCGTCATCCGCCTCGGCGCCATGGGCGACATCCTGCATGTTCTGCCCGCCGTCGCCTCCCTTCGCGCCTCCTCGGATGTCCGCATCGCCTGGATCGTCAAGCCCCAGTTCCGGGAGCTGCTCGACGGCAGCGGTATCGCAGACGAGATTCTCGAATTCCGCCGCAGCGGCGTCCGGCCGCTTCTCGCCACGTTGCGCAATCTGCGCCTGCGCCGCTTTGATTGCGCCGTGGATTTTCAGGGCCTGATCCAGTCCGCTCTCGTCGCGCGCCTGTCCCGCGCCCGCCGCGTCATCGGCTTCCACCGTTTCCTGTTGCGCGAGCCTTTCGCCGCGCTGTTTTATCATGATCGGGTGCAGTCTGCTGCCGCCCATGTCGTCGACAGGTATTTCGACCTCGCCGCCGCAGCAGGCGCTGCCCAGAGGCTCGTCCAGTTTCCGCTCCCGCCGGGCCGCGAGGAAGGACGCCTGCCGCAGGACCGTTTTCTCCTTGCCTCGCCGTTTGCAGGCTGGGGATCCAAGCAATGGCCGCTGGAGCACTGGCTCGCCCTCGCGGAGCTCATCCATGCTGAACTGCAGCTTCCTCTGGTGTTCAATGTCAGCCCTGCCCAGGCGGCAGCGTTCGGGACGCACAAGGACATCCATCTCCACGTCTCCTCCATTTCAGGCCTGATCCACGCCACCCGCCGCGCCGCCGCCGTCATCGGCGTCGACAGCGGTCCCATGCACCTGGCCGCTGCGCTGGACCGCCCCGGCGTCGCCATTTATGGGCCGACGGACCCGCAGCGCAACGGTCCGTATTCACGCCGCATCCGCGTCCTCCGCGACCCTGCCGCCCGCACAAGCTACGCGCGGTCTGCGGAGCCCGATCCGTCCATGCGCGCCATCTCTCCCCGTCAGGTCCTGGATGCGTTGCGGGAGGTGCTCTGATGGCGCTCTTCCCCAAGCGCTTCGCCGACGCCGTCCAGAAATGGCGCGTCCCGAGCGGCATCGCCCTGGCCGTGCTGTTCGCCCTTCTCGCCGATCCCGTTCTGCCCACGCTGCTGCTGGGGCTGCCCTTCTGCCTCCTCGGTCTCGCCATCCGCGCCTGGGCAGCCGGACACCTGCGCAAAAACGAAACTCTGACGGTCAGCGGTCCGTATGCCTTCGTGCGCAATCCGCTTTACATCGGCTCGCTCCTCGTGGCTCTTGGCTGCGTGATCGCCGCCGCCCGCGCGGAACTCGCCCTTCTTGCCGGTCTCTATTTCCTCGTCGTCTATCTGCCCGTCGTCGAGCTGGAAGAACAACATCTGGCTGAATTGTTTCCGGCGTTCCGCGAGTACTCCGCCCGCGTCCGCGCCTTCCTGCCGACTCTTCCCGAGCGCCTTCCGCCAGAATCCTTCTCGTTCGAGCTCTACCGCCGCAACCGCGAGCAGCGCGCTCTCTACGGCTTCGCCGCCGTCTATGCCTTCCTGATCCTCAAGTCTCTGTGGCGCTCGATGTGAGATTCTGGCCTTGATGAAACTCAC
This DNA window, taken from Bryobacteraceae bacterium, encodes the following:
- the thiC gene encoding phosphomethylpyrimidine synthase, with translation MNRASWAEQRLCDPVRTQMHYARKGLITEEMQYVAQREGLDPELVRSEVARGRMVIPANIRHTRLEPMAIGIAARCKINANIGNSASASNIAEELEKLHYAVRYGADTVMDLSTGGDIPAIRRAIIAESPVPVGTVPIYEAVSRVRRVEDLTADLVLEVIEEQAGQGVDYMTIHAGVLVQYIPLTTKRICGIVSRGGSIMAEWMVKNHKQNFLYERFEDICKIFQKYDVTFSLGDGLRPGALADASDEAQFAELRTLGELTKIAWNYDVQVMIEGPGHVPMDQIQRQVEEEMKWCHEAPFYTLGPLVTDIAPGYDHITSAIGAAMIGWYGASMLCYVTPKEHLGLPNKEDVKQGIIAYKIAAHAADVARGRKGARDWDDELSRARYRFDWNRQFELAIDPETARAYHDETLPDAGFKDAHFCSMCGPKFCAYNISQKVGQFTHEQALEVLGQKPQA
- a CDS encoding ADP-heptose--LPS heptosyltransferase; this translates as MASYSSILIRAANWVGDAVLSLPAVQAVKERFPRARIAILARPWVADIYRFGDFADEIILYRKCSGWEAVRERLRVAAELRRRRFECALLLQNAFDAALVTALARIPVRIGYARDGRRWLLTHPVETPRPGQIPRHESFYYLELLRRAGWLDSLPARPEPRLSGVIRQPEPVIGVSPGAAFGSAKRWLPERFAAAAAALARRHGASVAVFGSSSERDLCETVASEIRASGVEARNLAGSTTLDEFIRAAARCMLFLTNDSGAMHIAAALGVPTVAVFGSTDPEATSPLGPRVRLVREPVECSPCLLRECPIDHRCMTRVSPERVVEEALALLSAS
- the rfaF gene encoding lipopolysaccharide heptosyltransferase I: MKQVLVIRLGAMGDILHVLPAVASLRASSDVRIAWIVKPQFRELLDGSGIADEILEFRRSGVRPLLATLRNLRLRRFDCAVDFQGLIQSALVARLSRARRVIGFHRFLLREPFAALFYHDRVQSAAAHVVDRYFDLAAAAGAAQRLVQFPLPPGREEGRLPQDRFLLASPFAGWGSKQWPLEHWLALAELIHAELQLPLVFNVSPAQAAAFGTHKDIHLHVSSISGLIHATRRAAAVIGVDSGPMHLAAALDRPGVAIYGPTDPQRNGPYSRRIRVLRDPAARTSYARSAEPDPSMRAISPRQVLDALREVL